A portion of the Streptomyces coeruleoprunus genome contains these proteins:
- a CDS encoding saccharopine dehydrogenase family protein has protein sequence MDRRDGPERAHDLVLFGATGFVGELTARYLAAHAPAHCRWALAGRSREKLEALRDRLAAEHPHCVKLPLLEADAADAGALRELARSARVVASTVGPYIWYGEPLVAACAEEGTDYLDLTGEPEFVDLMYVRHDARARETGARLVHACGFDSVPHDLGVYFTVRQLPRDVPLRVDGFVRSNAFFSGGTFASALTALGRGRHMRAAAHQRRLHEPRQVGRRARAPLGGPRFSAETGAWALPLPTLDPRVVARSAAALPLYGPDFRYRHYAAVRSLPVALGGVAAVGAGAVAAQFPPVRRWLMERYEPGQGPDAGRRSRSWFTVRFVGEGGGRRVYTEVSGGDPGYDETAKMLAESALCLAFDEGLPRTSGQVTTAVAMGDALLDRLTAAGIRFRVAAEH, from the coding sequence ATGGACAGGCGGGACGGCCCGGAGCGGGCGCACGACCTCGTACTTTTCGGGGCGACCGGATTCGTCGGGGAGCTGACCGCCCGGTATCTCGCCGCGCACGCGCCCGCGCACTGCCGCTGGGCGCTCGCCGGGCGCAGCCGGGAGAAGCTGGAGGCGCTGCGGGACCGGCTGGCCGCGGAGCACCCGCACTGCGTGAAGCTGCCGCTGCTGGAGGCGGACGCCGCCGACGCCGGGGCGCTGCGGGAGCTGGCGCGTTCGGCGCGGGTGGTGGCGAGCACCGTCGGCCCGTACATCTGGTACGGCGAGCCGCTGGTCGCCGCGTGCGCGGAGGAGGGCACGGACTATCTGGACCTGACCGGGGAGCCGGAGTTCGTGGACCTGATGTACGTACGCCATGACGCGCGCGCCCGGGAGACGGGGGCGCGGCTGGTCCACGCGTGCGGCTTCGACTCCGTCCCCCACGACCTGGGCGTGTACTTCACGGTGCGCCAGCTGCCCAGGGACGTGCCGCTGCGGGTCGACGGGTTCGTCCGCTCCAACGCGTTCTTCTCGGGCGGCACCTTCGCCTCGGCGCTCACCGCGCTGGGCCGCGGCCGGCACATGAGGGCGGCGGCCCACCAACGGCGGCTGCACGAGCCTCGGCAGGTCGGCCGGCGGGCACGGGCGCCGCTGGGCGGGCCGCGGTTCAGTGCGGAGACCGGCGCCTGGGCGCTGCCACTGCCGACGCTGGACCCGCGGGTCGTGGCGCGTTCGGCGGCGGCCCTGCCGCTGTACGGCCCGGACTTCCGCTACCGCCACTACGCGGCCGTGCGGTCCCTGCCGGTGGCGCTGGGCGGGGTGGCCGCGGTTGGGGCGGGCGCCGTGGCGGCGCAGTTCCCGCCGGTCCGGCGATGGCTGATGGAGCGTTACGAACCGGGGCAGGGCCCCGACGCCGGGCGCAGGAGCCGCAGCTGGTTCACGGTGCGCTTCGTCGGCGAGGGCGGCGGGCGCCGGGTGTACACGGAGGTGTCGGGCGGCGACCCGGGCTACGACGAGACGGCGAAGATGCTCGCCGAGTCGGCGCTGTGCCTCGCCTTCGACGAGGGCCTGCCCCGCACGTCCGGCCAGGTCACGACGGCCGTCGCGATGGGCGACGCGCTGCTGGACCGGCTGACCGCGGCGGGGATCCGCTTCCGCGTGGCCGCCGAGCACTGA
- a CDS encoding VOC family protein has protein sequence MIGRLQCVVLDCPEPLSLAGFYRELVGGEVNRADPRWSLHDDWATLHLDDGRVLAFQRVESHRPPRWPDPEAPQQFHLDVGVADLARACDAAVALGATVLDEGGPSRGWTVCADPAGHPFCLVRE, from the coding sequence GTGATCGGCCGCCTTCAGTGCGTCGTGCTGGACTGCCCCGAACCCCTGTCGCTGGCCGGGTTCTACCGCGAACTCGTCGGGGGCGAGGTGAACCGTGCCGACCCCCGCTGGTCCCTCCACGACGACTGGGCGACGCTCCACCTGGACGACGGGCGGGTGCTCGCCTTCCAACGCGTCGAGAGCCACCGGCCGCCCCGCTGGCCCGATCCCGAGGCGCCCCAGCAGTTCCACCTGGACGTCGGCGTGGCCGACCTGGCCCGGGCGTGCGACGCGGCGGTCGCGCTGGGGGCGACGGTCCTCGACGAGGGCGGCCCGTCCCGCGGCTGGACGGTCTGCGCGGACCCGGCGGGCCACCCGTTCTGCCTCGTACGGGAGTAG
- a CDS encoding endonuclease V — protein MTINRTPADWPADEKEALAVQDALRGRVVLDEAGPPPGTGLVTGVDVAYDDDRDLVAAAAVVLDARTLDVVEEATAVGRVSFPYVPGLLAFRELPTVLAALDSLTSGPGLVVCDGYGRAHPRRFGLASHLGVLTGLPVIGVAKNPFTFTYEQPGERRGASAPLLAGEEEVGRALRTRDGVKPVFVSVGHRVTLDNACAHTLALTPRYRLPETTRHADSLCRQALQEASA, from the coding sequence ATGACGATCAATCGCACGCCCGCCGACTGGCCCGCCGACGAGAAGGAGGCCCTGGCCGTTCAGGACGCGCTGCGCGGCCGTGTCGTCCTGGACGAGGCCGGGCCGCCGCCCGGCACCGGCCTCGTGACCGGTGTCGACGTGGCCTACGACGACGACCGCGACCTCGTCGCCGCGGCCGCCGTGGTCCTGGACGCCCGGACCCTCGACGTCGTCGAGGAGGCCACCGCCGTCGGGCGCGTCTCCTTCCCGTACGTCCCCGGCCTGCTGGCGTTCCGGGAGCTGCCGACCGTCCTCGCCGCGCTCGACTCCCTGACCAGCGGCCCGGGCCTGGTCGTCTGCGACGGCTACGGCCGGGCGCACCCGCGCCGCTTCGGACTCGCCAGCCATCTCGGGGTCCTCACGGGACTGCCGGTGATCGGCGTCGCCAAGAATCCGTTCACGTTCACGTACGAGCAGCCGGGCGAGCGGCGAGGAGCCTCCGCTCCGCTGCTCGCCGGCGAGGAGGAGGTCGGCCGCGCGCTGCGCACCCGCGACGGTGTCAAGCCGGTCTTCGTCTCCGTGGGCCACCGCGTCACCCTCGACAACGCCTGTGCGCATACGCTGGCCCTGACACCCCGTTACCGACTGCCCGAGACGACCCGGCACGCGGACTCCCTGTGCCGGCAGGCCCTCCAGGAGGCAAGCGCGTGA
- a CDS encoding oxidoreductase — MTAKGKTRRTVAQVLCGAVVATVAFATSPARAAEGDREAARGLGWRLTDTGTQVRFRGLAAVSRDAAWVAGSRGTVLRTSDGGRSWRNVSPPDAAGLEFRDVEAFDERRAVVLAIGEGEASRIYRTQDGGATWTESFRNPDPRAFYDCVTFFDSRHGLAMSDPVDGRFRILSTADGGRTWRVLPDTGMPEALPGEAGFAASGQCLVTSGPKDVWLATGGGAAGRVLHSGDRGLTWTAAESGLPAGEPARGVFGLAFRDRAHGIAVGGDYRAGQPSPVAAGVTRDGGHAWRPAGTPPPAYRSGVAWLPHSRSAALAVGPTGTDLTTDGGHTWRTIDPGSYDTVDCTRDFGCWASGEKGRVSRLEPRRE; from the coding sequence ATGACAGCCAAGGGGAAGACGAGACGGACGGTCGCGCAGGTTCTCTGCGGGGCGGTGGTGGCCACGGTGGCGTTCGCCACGAGCCCGGCGCGGGCGGCGGAGGGGGACCGCGAGGCGGCCCGCGGCCTCGGGTGGCGGCTCACCGATACCGGCACGCAGGTGCGGTTCCGGGGGCTGGCCGCGGTGAGCCGCGACGCGGCCTGGGTGGCCGGCTCCCGGGGCACCGTGCTGCGCACCTCCGACGGGGGCCGCAGCTGGCGGAACGTATCGCCGCCGGACGCGGCCGGGCTGGAGTTCCGGGACGTCGAGGCGTTCGACGAGCGGCGCGCCGTGGTGCTGGCCATCGGCGAGGGCGAGGCGTCCCGGATCTACCGCACCCAGGACGGCGGCGCGACCTGGACCGAGTCGTTCCGCAACCCCGACCCGCGGGCCTTCTACGACTGCGTGACCTTCTTCGACAGCCGCCACGGCCTCGCCATGAGCGACCCCGTGGACGGCCGCTTCCGCATCCTGTCCACCGCCGACGGCGGCCGTACCTGGCGCGTGCTGCCCGACACCGGCATGCCGGAGGCGCTGCCCGGCGAGGCGGGCTTCGCCGCGAGCGGCCAGTGCCTGGTGACCTCCGGACCCAAGGACGTCTGGCTCGCCACGGGAGGGGGCGCGGCCGGCCGCGTCCTGCACTCCGGCGACCGGGGCCTGACGTGGACGGCCGCCGAATCGGGCCTCCCCGCCGGGGAGCCCGCCCGGGGCGTCTTCGGGCTCGCCTTCCGCGACCGCGCCCACGGCATCGCGGTCGGCGGCGACTACCGGGCCGGACAGCCGTCGCCCGTCGCCGCGGGGGTGACCCGCGACGGCGGCCACGCCTGGCGCCCGGCCGGTACGCCACCACCCGCGTACCGCTCGGGCGTGGCCTGGCTGCCGCACTCCCGCTCGGCGGCGCTCGCCGTCGGCCCGACGGGCACGGACCTCACCACGGACGGCGGCCACACCTGGCGCACGATCGACCCGGGCTCGTACGACACCGTGGACTGCACCCGCGACTTCGGCTGCTGGGCATCGGGCGAGAAGGGAAGGGTGTCCCGGCTGGAGCCGCGACGGGAGTGA
- a CDS encoding SsgA family sporulation/cell division regulator, whose product MSTVIEQAVEARLVASAPCMDTVPATLRYDCDDPFAVRMAFPAPATLEGVEVSWEFSRELLAAGLEAPAGLGDVRVRPFGMDRTVVEFHAPEGIAMVHIRTAEVRRFLKRVQNLVPAGCEHLFLDLDGDLAALLRDAR is encoded by the coding sequence TTGTCCACCGTCATCGAGCAGGCTGTGGAGGCCCGCCTCGTCGCGTCCGCGCCCTGCATGGATACCGTTCCGGCCACACTGCGCTACGACTGCGACGACCCGTTCGCCGTACGGATGGCCTTCCCCGCCCCGGCCACCCTGGAGGGCGTCGAGGTGTCGTGGGAGTTCTCGCGCGAGCTGTTGGCCGCCGGTCTGGAGGCGCCGGCCGGCCTGGGCGACGTCCGCGTACGGCCCTTCGGCATGGACCGCACGGTCGTGGAGTTCCACGCCCCGGAGGGCATCGCGATGGTCCACATCCGGACAGCCGAGGTGCGCCGCTTCCTCAAGCGGGTGCAGAACCTGGTGCCCGCCGGATGCGAGCACCTCTTCCTGGACCTGGACGGCGACCTGGCCGCGCTACTGCGCGACGCCCGCTGA
- a CDS encoding ATP-binding cassette domain-containing protein has protein sequence MSTSSPALTCSALSFSWPDGTQVLSGLQLAVGPGRTGLVGRNGSGKSTLVKLLAGELTPASGTVRAAGDVGYLPQDATLDTALRVDEALGIAATRAALLAVEAGDVREEYFTAIGDDWDVEERALATLDQLGLAHIGLDRTIGEVSGGECVLLRLAALLLARPAVLLLDEPTNNLDLYARRRLYAAVDAWSGVLVVVSHDRELLERVDRIAELRDGEVTWYGGPYSAYERAVAAEQEAAERTLRAAEADVQRQRRELVDSQVKSARRARYGRKAAENKAMPPIVAGARKRAAQVSAGKQRHLHTQRLTEARERLDEAVEAVRDDDDIRVDLPHTAVPPGRGVLLLRDLTLRHGTAMKGEFEVRGPERIALIGRNGAGKSTLLRTVAGELAPVAGEAVARVPLRFLPQRLDVLDDGLTVVENVARFAPEATPNRIRARLARFLFRGAKADRPAGTLSGGERFRATLAALLLAEPAPQLLMLDEPTNNLDAASVRSLVGALESYEGALIVAGHDVPFLESVGITRWVLLDGDGLRTVTADEVHEGLPPA, from the coding sequence ATGTCCACCTCTTCCCCTGCCCTGACGTGTTCCGCCCTGTCCTTCTCCTGGCCCGACGGCACCCAGGTGCTCTCCGGTCTCCAGCTGGCCGTCGGCCCCGGCAGGACCGGGCTCGTGGGCCGCAACGGATCCGGCAAGTCGACCCTGGTGAAGCTGCTCGCCGGGGAGCTGACCCCGGCGTCCGGCACCGTACGCGCGGCGGGTGACGTGGGCTACCTGCCGCAGGACGCCACGCTCGACACCGCGCTGCGGGTCGACGAGGCGCTCGGCATCGCCGCCACGCGCGCCGCGCTGCTTGCCGTCGAGGCGGGCGACGTCCGCGAGGAGTACTTCACCGCCATCGGCGACGACTGGGACGTCGAGGAGCGGGCGCTCGCCACGCTCGACCAGCTCGGCCTCGCCCACATCGGCCTCGACCGGACGATCGGGGAGGTCTCCGGCGGCGAGTGCGTGCTGCTGCGGCTCGCCGCGCTGCTGCTGGCCCGGCCCGCCGTGCTGCTGCTGGACGAGCCGACGAACAACCTCGACCTCTACGCGCGGCGCCGGCTGTACGCGGCGGTCGACGCCTGGTCCGGCGTCCTCGTCGTGGTCAGCCACGACCGGGAGCTGCTGGAGCGGGTCGACCGGATCGCCGAGCTGCGCGACGGCGAGGTGACGTGGTACGGCGGCCCGTACTCGGCGTACGAGCGGGCGGTCGCCGCCGAACAGGAGGCGGCCGAGCGCACGCTGCGGGCCGCCGAGGCCGACGTCCAGCGGCAGCGGCGCGAACTGGTCGACTCCCAGGTGAAATCGGCACGGCGGGCCCGGTACGGGCGCAAGGCCGCCGAGAACAAGGCCATGCCGCCCATCGTCGCCGGCGCCCGCAAACGCGCGGCGCAGGTGTCGGCCGGCAAGCAGCGCCACCTCCACACGCAGCGGCTCACGGAGGCGCGCGAGCGGCTGGACGAGGCGGTGGAGGCGGTACGGGACGACGACGACATCCGGGTCGACCTGCCGCACACCGCCGTGCCGCCCGGCCGGGGCGTACTGCTGCTGCGTGACCTGACGCTCCGCCACGGGACCGCCATGAAGGGAGAGTTCGAGGTGCGCGGCCCCGAGCGGATCGCGCTCATCGGGCGCAACGGGGCGGGCAAGTCCACGCTGCTGCGCACGGTCGCCGGGGAGCTGGCGCCCGTGGCGGGCGAGGCGGTGGCGCGGGTTCCGCTGCGATTCCTGCCGCAGCGGCTGGACGTCCTCGACGACGGGCTGACCGTCGTCGAGAACGTCGCCCGCTTCGCACCCGAGGCCACGCCGAACCGGATCCGGGCGCGTCTGGCGCGCTTCCTGTTCCGGGGCGCGAAGGCGGACCGGCCGGCCGGGACCCTGTCGGGCGGCGAGCGCTTCCGGGCGACGCTGGCCGCGCTGCTCCTCGCCGAGCCGGCTCCGCAGCTGCTGATGCTGGACGAGCCGACGAACAACCTGGACGCGGCGAGCGTCCGCAGCCTGGTGGGCGCGCTGGAGTCGTACGAGGGCGCCCTGATCGTGGCGGGCCACGACGTGCCGTTCCTGGAGTCCGTCGGCATCACGCGCTGGGTGCTGCTGGACGGCGACGGGCTGCGCACGGTCACGGCGGACGAGGTCCACGAGGGCCTGCCGCCGGCGTGA
- the ddaH gene encoding dimethylargininase, producing MSSRRALVRRPGPRLAEGLVTHVERVPVDPGLALEQWEAYVTALREHGWETVEAPPADDCPDAVFVEDTVVVFRNVALIARSGAESRRAETAAVEEALARMGCSVNRVWDPGTLDGGDVLKIGDTVYVGQGGRTNASGVRQLRAAFEPLGARVVAVPVSRVLHLKSAVTALPDGTVIGYEPVVESPSVFPRFLPVPEEAGGHVVLLGDGKLLMAASAPKSARLFTDLGYSPVVVDISEFEKLEGCVTCLSVRLRDLYT from the coding sequence GTGTCCAGCAGAAGAGCCCTCGTCCGCCGCCCCGGCCCGCGTCTCGCCGAGGGCCTCGTCACCCATGTCGAGCGGGTCCCGGTCGACCCGGGACTCGCGCTGGAGCAGTGGGAGGCGTACGTCACCGCGCTGCGCGAGCACGGCTGGGAGACCGTCGAGGCGCCGCCGGCCGACGACTGCCCGGACGCCGTGTTCGTCGAGGACACGGTGGTGGTGTTCCGCAACGTCGCGCTGATCGCCCGCTCCGGCGCCGAGTCCCGGCGGGCGGAGACGGCGGCGGTCGAGGAGGCCCTGGCGCGGATGGGGTGCTCGGTGAACCGCGTGTGGGACCCGGGCACGCTCGACGGCGGCGACGTGCTGAAGATCGGCGACACCGTGTACGTGGGACAGGGCGGCCGGACCAACGCCTCGGGCGTCCGGCAGCTGCGGGCCGCGTTCGAGCCGCTGGGCGCCCGGGTCGTCGCGGTGCCGGTGAGCCGGGTGCTGCACCTGAAGTCGGCGGTGACGGCCCTGCCGGACGGCACGGTCATCGGGTACGAGCCGGTCGTCGAGTCGCCGTCGGTGTTCCCGCGCTTCCTGCCGGTGCCGGAGGAGGCGGGCGGCCACGTCGTCCTGCTCGGCGACGGGAAGCTGCTGATGGCGGCGAGCGCCCCCAAGTCGGCACGGCTCTTCACGGATTTGGGCTACTCACCGGTAGTGGTCGACATCAGCGAGTTCGAGAAGCTCGAGGGCTGCGTGACATGCCTCTCGGTGCGTCTGCGCGACCTCTACACATAA